The Podospora pseudoanserina strain CBS 124.78 chromosome 7 map unlocalized CBS124.78p_7, whole genome shotgun sequence region GGGCGAAGAAGGTTGATATCACCAAGGACAAGGGCGGGCCGAGTGAAGCCAAGTATCTGGTCAGGTTCctggaggggaagctgagATTGGGTCTGGCGGAGAAGTCGGTCATTGTCAGCTTGTCACAGGCGGTAGTTGCGCACGAGGCGGCTCAAAAGGGGGTTGCGCCCAGTGCGGCTGACTTTGAGAAGGGCGAGGCGATCCTCAAGACTGTCTACAGCGAGCTGCCAAGCTACGATGTCATCATTCCGGCTATGGTTGAGCACGGGATCATGAACCTGAGGGATCACTGCAAGTTGAGGCCTGGTGTTCCCCTCAAGCCTATGTTGGCCAATCCTACCAAGGCTATCACCGAGGTTCTGGACCGGTTTGAGAACAAGCTTTTCACTTGCGAGTACAAGTACGATGGTGAAAGAGCGCAGATTCATTATGTGGCCAAGGACACTGCTGAAGAGCTCAGCCAGTCGGCCGCGAATGCCAGCAAGGAGGTGGGTAATGGTGTTGCGGCGATCTTCTCGAGAAACTCGGAGGATCTGTCCAAGAAGTACCCTGACGTCTTGGCCAAGCTGTCTACTTGGGTCAAGGATGACACGAAGAGCTTTGTCTTGGACTGCGAGTCGGTTGCTTGGGAtgtggatgagaagaaggtgttGCCTTTCCAGCAGCTGATGAcgcgcaagaagaaggacgtcAAGATTGAGGaagtcaaggtcaaggtttGCGTCTTTGCGTTCGATCTGCTTTATCTGAacggggaggcggtggtgaacAAGTCGCtcagggagaggagggagctgTTGTACAAGTCGTTTACTCCTGTCGAGGGCGAGTTTGCGTTTGCGACGTCGATGAATGGgcaggagctggatgagatTCAGACGTTCTTGGATGAGTCGGTCAAGGCTTCGTgtgaggggttgatggtgaagatgctggatggggaggagagcgGGTATGAGCCTAGTAAGAGGTCGAGGAATTGGTTGAAGGTGTGTTTGGTCTTTCATTCCACATCGTCACAGGCGAGCAAAAAGTGTGCTAATGTAAAACAGATCAAGAAAGACTACCTCGCCGGCATCGGCGACTCGCTCgacctcgtcgtcctcggcgcCTACTTTGGCAAGGGCAAGCGCACCTCTGTCTACGGCGCCTTTTTGCTGGCGTGCTACAACCCCGGCACGGACACGTACGAAACGGTCTGCAACATTGGCACCGGCTTCAGCGAGGCTGTGCTCGAGGAGCTGCATGCCCAGCTCTCCAAGATCACGATTGATCGCCCCAAGCCGTTTTACGCCCACAGCAGCGGGGGCCAGCACCAGCCGGACGTGTGGTTTGAACCTAAATATGTCTGGGAGGTCAAGACGGCGGACTTGACGCTGAGCCCGAGGTACAAGGCGgggatgaaggagggggttgaccCGAgcggggagaaggggatCAGCTTGAGGTTTCCGAGGTTTATCAAGGTGAGGGATGACAAGAAGCCGGACGAGGCGACGAGCAGTCGGCAGGTGGCGGAGATGTATCGGAAGCAGGAGAGTGTGAGTAAGAGCAAGGGGCCgagtgtggatgatgattttGAGTATTAGGTACTcattggaggaggggtgtttCTTGTTGTATAATATTTTCGTCTTTATCATAAAAGTGAAGCATGGGAGTTTAGATGATAATCAGTCGTTGATATTGagagttgtggtggtggttttttttttttttttaggcatttttggtttttggcAAAGTGTATATGTATGGTCATGCctgagaaaaaaaaggaattgGTGTTTACTTTAGTTTTTTTAACATCAATTGATGGAGGTATCTTACCTTTGGGGAGGTCGGTAGGTAAATGGTAGGAGTTGGGTAAGGGGATTAGGGAAGGATATTTGTGACGACTgaaaggggttggtgatgctgagaaTGAGGTGAGCGGTGATTTTGGTGGAACATATCAAGGGAAGGGTGTAGATAaaaaaggaggagaaaaCATGGTGGGTTGTGAGATGAGTGAAGGCCTGCTGATAGACCTTTAACCGAGTGTGAAATGACAATCGGGGTTTGGTGTGCTGTGAGTCAACTCATGAAAATAGTATAAAAAGACAAAAATTTGTTCTTGTTCCAATTCACCGGTGTGCTTTGTTGATGAAGGGGTCTCTCTGGGAGGACTTTGCGATGTATGTTTCCCTGTGACACCTCACAGACATGATCATAAAGtaggggtgatgttggtatAATCAGTTGTAATGTTACAtgcctctttctcttttgtaCATGCAGCAATAAAGCCACGGGctgtctctctctgtctctctctctttttaaTACATCATCACACATGTTGTTGGTCTtgcccaacccatccaacctctcctcttcccctcccaatcaGATATAGCAAAACCATTCTTTCAAACAACCCAAATCCCCCACTTCCCCTCCTTactccatcaccacagtAGCACCCAACTCCTTCATCGTCGCGACaatcttctcggcctcgtcctTTGGTACCGACTCCTTCATGAGCTTGGGCGCGCTCTCGACAAACTTCTTGGAGTCTACTAGGGAGAGACCGAGCAGgttcttgacctccttgatGACCTTGGGCTTGGCGCCGGCGTCAAAGGCCATGAGCTtgacggagaagagggtCTTTTCGGCGGCGGCCGGGGCGGCGTCCTCGGCTTCTTCGACGGCAGCGGGGGCGGCGgctggggcggcggcggcagcgaaGCCACCGACGGGGAGGTCGGGGATGTTGAGACGGGACTATAGGTagggaaggaaagaaaaaggccacGTTAGTGACATGGTCTTCTTGTAATGTAGTCCCGTTCCGGTTATTGAATTCGGTTATCGGTGGTGGTAATTTGATATTGCCCCTCCAACCGTGTATATAATCCCCTCCTGGGAACATAATCCTACCTTCAAGCTCGCAACAAGGTCGGCCGTCTCCAAGAGGGTCAATTGGCTAATCTGGTCGACGATGGCCGAGATCTTGGGGCTGGTCTCGGTTGAGTTGTATCTCCTTTGGAGGGccacggcggaggaggtacGGAGGGGTGttctggcggcggtggtgcggAGCTGGCGGACGCAGGATTGCGCGGCGTATCTGCACGAGACGGACATTTTGATCTGGATTGTGAAGTGAGAGGTTCGAGGTGGTGAGCTTGTGGGTGGCTACGGCCGTGCTGGTTCTCTtccgtcttcgtcgtcgtgaATCCCGGAGATTTTTTCGCCCGTCGTTGAACGAAAAGTTCTGGCTGGCGGTTGATTGGCTGGGAAGCTTGGGCGCAGGGGTGTTCGTCTGGAGAGCTTGGCAATATGATGTTTAAGAAAGCTTGGGCCATCTACTCTGTACCTTAAAGGTCTTGCACTGGAGCAAAATAAATCCGGTGTGCTGAAGGGCGCTGTTTTGGCGCTGTGACAAGGGACGGCTTCAGTGCCCGGTGTGGTGCGCTGTGTGGGTCACCCCCAGTCGCTGAAATGCTGCAGGTGGGCACTGGCCGCTCATGCATGGAGGTCGAGAATTTGGAGACTGGGGCCCTTTGccccacctttttttttttggcgatttggagaaggtgaagaaaaaaaaagttgggaTAAGGAACGACATTTTTTGATAGTAACAAACAAGTCTTTTGTTTTACAAGACTTGATACAAACAATTCCACGCCATTTTCGACGGATCCTCGATCATGGCCACCATCGACGTGAGCCTGCAGAGACGGTCTCTGCTCCGAGACGCGGCCACGCTCCAACTCCTGCCGCGGGAACTGGTCCTTATCATCCAGGACCATCACACTCACTCGAGCCAGCTCTTAGAGGCCATCGCGACGGCCGCCCTCATTGCGCCCGCCACAGACAGGATATTCGCCCACTTGGACAGCTGTTTTGCCGACATCTGCGCCAGATGGGTCTTGTCCCACCCAAAGCTCGATGTAAAAGTTTTTGCGTCGTTTGCCAGGATCTTGCCGTTTGCGCCGGCTCTGTCTGTGTTTCTTACATCGCATATtcaagggggaggaggagccggaggactGAGACCAGGACAGCAAATACTCGACCACCTTGACTTGACATCGTTTAGTGATATCGACCTCCCCATTATTCTCCTCGCCTTATGGAGACTCAATAATTTTGACAAGAGAACTTATTCACCACTCTCGAGCCCGTCACAGCTCCAGTCTCTGTTCACCACCCATGCCAACCCTGCAGTGAGATGTCTCGCCATCCGGATTTTCTGCCAGCTCCACGACGCCTCGGACCAGAAGCTGGAGGCTTTGCTCACCAAATACATTGCCCAGGACACCAGCCTGATTGCGGATTTGGACGGGAGAAGGGCGGATTATTCGTTTCTGAGCCTGTATGAGGATGCGAGGAGCCAAGAGATCCAGCGCCTTCGCAGTAGTATCCAgactgagcagcagcaacagcaagaaggACCGGTTGCTCCAGTAATTCAAAATCTTACCCCCCTTGTTGTCACATATGGCAAGACTGTCCTTCCACGGCCCCTCGGTCCTGTGAACACGCCAAGTACTCTCGCGCTCACTTCGACGACGGTGGAAAATCTCGAGAATCTCGGCAGGCTTTTGCAGAAGCCAGGTCCCGTTCTGCTCCATGGTCTGTCCGGTGCGGGCAAGACATCGTTGGTTCAGGAGGTTgcgagggagttggggaagCAGGGTGAGATGGTCACGCTGCATCTAAACGAGCAGACGGACGCCAAGATGCTTCTGGGGCTGTACACGACAAATGAGAAGCCCGGTTCCTTCTCGTGGCGCCCAGGTGTTTTGACGACAGCGGTCAGGGAAGGAAGATGGGTCTTGATTGAGGACCTGGATCGTGCGCCGACCGAGGTTATGAGCACGCTGCTGCCCCTTATTGAGCGTGGAGAGCTTCTGATTCCGGGGCGTGGGGAGAGGATACAGGCTACCAGTGGGTTCCGGATGTTTGCGACGGTTCGGACGTTGATGGGAATGAACGACAAGGAGAATCTACCGAATATGATTGGGCAGCGGTTGTGGCAGTTGCTGCATATCAAGGCTCTTCCGAGGGATGACTTGAGGGAGGTCATCGTTGGGAGATATCCGTTGCTGCACAGGTATACGGTTGGGATTTTGGCCGTTTTCGACAGGCTTATTGCTTCGACGAGTGGTTCTTCGAGGCTGTCTCTTGGGCGGACGGTGTTGGACCGGCCCATTGGTACGAGAGATCTTTTGAAGTGGTGTGGGAGATTGGACGATATCCTGCGCTCGGCTGGTGTCAAGACTGGGGAGGAGCCCGTCACGGATACTACGAGAGACCGGATGTTCCTGGAGGCTGTGGACTGTTTCGTCAGTAACATTCATGAAATTGCTGCTCGCAATCTGTTGATTCAAGCTATTGCCAAGGAGATGCATCTTTCCCCTGAACGCGTTCGGCATTATCTCTCACATTACATCCCTGATATGGTGGACTCCGAGTCACGGCTGACGATTGGCCGTGCCTCTTTTGTCAAGTCACGGAGGTCTGGCAGGATCACCAAGTCAAAGAGACCTTTCGCTACTACCGTTCATGCCAAGAGGCTGCTCGAGCAGATTGCCGTTGCTGTCAAGCACCGTGAGCCCCTTTTGCTCGTCGGTGAGACCGGCATCGGTAAGACTACGGTGGTTCAGCAACTTGCCGAGTCGCTCGGTCACCAGCTCGTTGCCGTCAATTTGTCTCAACAAAGCGAAGCCAGTGATTTGCTTGGCGGTTTCAAGCCGGTCAGCGCCCAAAGTCTTGCCATGCCCatcaaggaggagtttgaggatctTCTTGAGAAGACCGGTGTCTCTGCTGAGAAGAACAGGGAATATCTTGATCGTATTGCCAAGAGATTTGTCAGGGGCAAGTGGAGAGAAGTCTCCAAGGAGTGGCGGAAGGCTCCCAAGATGTTTGAGGCTATtcttgagaagctggagagcgCCCAGACCAAAGATGAGCCAGCCGAGGAGCAGCCAGCCAAGCGCCGCAAGACTGGGTCGACAAAGCTGCAACGGTTGCGTGACTTGAGACCTCGCTGGGATACCTTTTCTCAGAGTCTCGATCAGTTCGATAGGCAGGTTGCCAGCGGGGGTGCTTTCGCCTTTGCCTTTGTCGAGGGCAAGATTGTCAAGGCTGCCAGGAATGGCGACTGGATTCTCCTGGACGAAATCAACCTTGCTTCGCCCGACACGCTGGAGAGCATTGCTGGTCTCTTCCAGACGAcaccctctcttcttctctcagAGACGGGAGAAATCGAGAGGATCCAGGCACATCCAAACTTTCGTGTTTTCGGCGCCATGAACCCAGCCACCGATGTGGGCAAGCGAGATCTCCCACTCGGTCTGAGATCTCGCTTCACCGAGATATATGTTCAGAGCCCCGATCGGGATAAGAAGGATTTGCTTACCATCATCAAGACTTATCTGAagggcaacaacagcaccatTGACCGCTTGGctgatgatgttgctgatTTGTATCTTGAGATCAAGCAGAGGGCAGAGGCGAAGCAGTTGGTCGACCAGGCCAGTGAGGTTCCTCACTTCAGTTTGCGTACCCTGACACGGGTGCTAACATACGCCAACGATGTGGCTCCTGTGTATGGACTCGACCGTGCCTTGTATGAGGGTTTCTGCATGTGCTTTACTACTCTGCTCAGCGAGGAGTCGGAGCGCACAGTCAGGCCGCTTATCCACCAGCATCTCCTCAAGAAGTCCAATATTCTCACTCAACCACCGAAGAAGCCCCTCGATGGAAAGCCTTATATCTCCTTCAAGAACAGGGACAAGACCCATGAGTACTTCTTGCTCCAAGGCAACCACGAGCCCATTGTGCGAGACGACTACATCATCACTCGCTACGTTGAGCGCaatctcctcaaccttgtcCGCGCCACCTCTACTCGGAGGtaccccatcctcatccaagGTCCCACATCCGCAGGTAAAACAAGCATGATTGAGTACCTGGCCAACTACACTGGCAACAAGTTTGTCcgcatcaacaaccacgagCACACCGATCTCCAAGAATACCTGGGCACTTATGTCTCTGATTCGGAAGGCAAGCTCAGGTTCCAGGAGGGTTTGCTTGTCCAGGCCATGCGGGAAGGCTCCTGGATCGTGCTCGACGAGCTGAACCTGGCGCCTACCGATGTTCTCGAAGCTCTCAACCGCCTGTTGGACGACAACAGGGAGCTGCTCATCCCCGAAACTCAAGAGATTGTCCGGCCGGCAGAGAACTTTTGTTTGTTCGCCACGCAGAATCCCCCTGGCTTGTACGGTGGCCGCAAAGTCTTGTCCCGCGCTTTCAGAAACAGATTCTTGGAGCTTCACTTTGATGATATTCCAGAAAGCGAACTCAAAGAGATTTTGCAGCAGAGAAGCAGGAACACGGCCCCTTCTGACTGCGGGAGAATCGTCAACGTTTACAAGCAGCTCACCCGCCTCCGTCAGGAGTCCCGTGTTTTTGAGCAAAAGAACTCTTTTGCTACGTTGAGAGATTTGTTCAGATGGGCTCTTAGAGAGTCGGAGACACGACAGGAGATCGCTGAACATGGCTACATGCTTTTGGCTGAGAGAGTCCGCAagccggaggagagggacGAGGTTAGGAAGGTTATCGAGCAGGAGTTCAGGGTCACTATTGACTCGGCCAAGCTGTATGATCTTGACACTGCGCCTGAGCTGAGAAATGTCAAGGCGAGGAATAGCCAGGGGGTTATCTggacgagggcgatgaggcGGTTGTATGTTTTGGTCAAGAGGGCGATCAAGAACAATGAGCCGGTTTTGCTGGTGGGTGAGACGGGTTGTGGTAAGACGACTGTGGTGCAGTTGctggccgagtttgaggggcAGGGGTTGCACATTGTGAATGCGCATCAGAATACGGAGACGGGGGATTTGATTGGTAGTCAGAGGCCGGTGAGGAACAGGGGGGCGGTTGTGGATGCTCTGTTCCGggatttggaggagctggcgggtttgcttgggagggagaggggggctTTGGAGGAGTTGCAGGAGTGGTATAGGTCTCTGTCGGCTGACGAGCTGGCGAGGGTTCCGGAGGCGTTGAGGGCGAAGATTCATGCTGGGATCACGAGAAGCAAGGCCCTGTTTGAGTGGAGTGACGGTAGTCTCGTTCATGCCATGAGGGAGGGCAGCTActttcttcttgatgagattTCTCTCGCAGATGACTCGGTCCTGGAGCGTCTCAATTCGGTCCTTGAGCCTCAGCGCACGCTTCTTTTGGCCGAGAAGGGCGTCGACGACTCTTTTGTTCAGGGCACCGAAGGCTTCCAGTTCTTTGCTACCATGAACCCCGGTGGCGACTTTGGAAAGAAGGAGCTTTCTCCGGCTTTGCGCAACCGTTTCACTGAGATTTGGGTGCCCGCCTTTTCGGATGTGGAGGATGTTCATGACATTGTCGTCTCCAAGCTCGACAAGAGATTCAAGCAGGGGAAGAGCACCAAGTCGAAGCCTGTCTCCCAGATCATCGTCGAGTTCGCTTATTGGTTTGGCAAGACCTTCCGTCCTTCTTCGGCTACTGCTTTCTCGGTCAGAGATATCCTCTCCTGGGTCCAGTTCATGAACACGTGCCCCTTCAAATCCACTGATCTCGCCCTTCTTCACGGTGCGGCCATGGTGTTTATCGACACCATCGgtgccaacccctccgcTCTCATCTCGGTCGACCCCAAGGAGATGGCCTCACAGCGCCAGCAATGTCTCCAGCAGCTTGGTGCTCTTTGCGGCAAGGACCTCAGCCAGCTGTACTTTCAAGAGCCAGAACTCGAGATCACCCCCGGAGCTCTCTCCATCG contains the following coding sequences:
- the cdc17 gene encoding ATP-dependent DNA ligase Cdc17 (COG:L; EggNog:ENOG503NW9U), giving the protein MPPKGSRQATLGKFFTQANGAAIPEPKVVTQNKTQTKLSFSTKVGEEQSPKRKKKDEEEEVSSDAEGGEEGVKPVEKKKKRGRPVKAAIITTTEKKTRKKEVDEDGDESMEDAEPAQKKARKGGRRVVRDEEDGDESMEDAPAPVEDGRVSSPEGYQYEKGSEPRMLNGTPKKRQGKKVRQDEKEWNLGVESPEGYDYKGGSPPKLFKGDRLVAVGGKKVGKEEAGKKEGEKAGEKAVEKEEEVVKEGEETASSASDVEMEEEEEKPEVAKKARQKVQATLKSADEHPFPDWKAGEPVPYAALCTTFSLVELTTKRLEIMAHCALFLRQVLRLTPDDLLPVVLLMINKLAPDYAGIELGIGESLIMKAIGESTGRSLAIIKQDQKEIGDLGLVAVKSRSTQPTMFKPKPLTVRGVLKGLMGIATTTGNGAQGRKVDGIKKLLSQADANGAKKVDITKDKGGPSEAKYLVRFLEGKLRLGLAEKSVIVSLSQAVVAHEAAQKGVAPSAADFEKGEAILKTVYSELPSYDVIIPAMVEHGIMNLRDHCKLRPGVPLKPMLANPTKAITEVLDRFENKLFTCEYKYDGERAQIHYVAKDTAEELSQSAANASKEVGNGVAAIFSRNSEDLSKKYPDVLAKLSTWVKDDTKSFVLDCESVAWDVDEKKVLPFQQLMTRKKKDVKIEEVKVKVCVFAFDLLYLNGEAVVNKSLRERRELLYKSFTPVEGEFAFATSMNGQELDEIQTFLDESVKASCEGLMVKMLDGEESGYEPSKRSRNWLKIKKDYLAGIGDSLDLVVLGAYFGKGKRTSVYGAFLLACYNPGTDTYETVCNIGTGFSEAVLEELHAQLSKITIDRPKPFYAHSSGGQHQPDVWFEPKYVWEVKTADLTLSPRYKAGMKEGVDPSGEKGISLRFPRFIKVRDDKKPDEATSSRQVAEMYRKQESVSKSKGPSVDDDFEY
- the MNP1 gene encoding 54S ribosomal protein L12, mitochondrial (EggNog:ENOG503P1TG; BUSCO:EOG09265HPJ; COG:J) — protein: MSVSCRYAAQSCVRQLRTTAARTPLRTSSAVALQRRYNSTETSPKISAIVDQISQLTLLETADLVASLKSRLNIPDLPVGGFAAAAAPAAAPAAVEEAEDAAPAAAEKTLFSVKLMAFDAGAKPKVIKEVKNLLGLSLVDSKKFVESAPKLMKESVPKDEAEKIVATMKELGATVVME